The DNA segment ggcaagtggggctaacttggttgggcaacgtggttggcatggtcgagtcgagtcaaagggcctgttgctgtgctacaaagctctctgactctgtgatgcttcccagcagatgagcttggtgggagatcaaatcttcaatttcccttcagttcaaaataacattaatctttgcatctttgtataacttaaagatagaccaatcaaaggtagacacaaaatgctggagtaactcagcgggatagggagcagctctggagagaaggaatgggtgacgtttcgggtcgagacccttcttcagactgaagaagtgtccagatctgaaacatcacccattccttctcgactgagatgctgcctgtcccgctgagtcactccagcattttgtgtctactttccatttaaacctgcaactgcagttctttcgtacacatcttacttcaagatgtcaggaacaagaacaatggaaaaggtataagctttaccttgcttgaagtcatcagatgtttctttaaatgttgtgttgaatgaaacagggcaatgaaacttttcaatcggcaaggcctcctctaccaccgacagtggtttggcttcatcacgaaccctgcgaatatttaacagccggttatcaactgagcattagaaatgttttgaactgttccacgaaaacttacaatgtttccgtcaagagcatgtcctaccttcgcttgcgaccagcttccccctgaaagaaataaaacacaaatctcaattgactgagatggaccgtcctcatcccgacagtggggatttctccacatttctacaaccctctgataattcccatttcccaactcttatcgccgctgccatgcagatagaaagctgatattgccatagagatatagaacgatggggaaaagcaaaaggaatgttcatgagaatgatgctataactgagaggatggagctcaatgtaaagactgggcaggtcgtgggattttatctgaagaatgatgagataggatttaagtttatcggtgcatttaaatgggtgaggatgaaataatagctctaatcgatgggagagcaaaaatcaaagctgaaatgtaacgtcgacttcaacaaataccgaaaggaatgcagtcatagaaacatagaaaataggtgcaggagaagccattcgcccttcgagcctgcaccgccattcaatatcatcatggctgatcatccagctcagtaacctgtacctgccttctctccataccccctgatccctttagccacaagggccacatctaactccctcttaaatatagccaatgaactggcctcaactaccttctgtggcagagaattccacagactcaccactctctgtgtgaagaaatgttttctcatctcggtcctaaaagacttcccccttatccttaagctgtgacccctggttctggacttccccaacatcgggaacaatcttcccgcatctcgcctctccaaccccttaagaattttatatgtttcaataagatcccccctcagtcttctaaattccagcgagtataagcctagtctatccagtctttcttcatatgaaagtcctgccatcccagggatcaatctggtgaaccttctctgtaccccctctaaTGCTAGAATGACTTGaagaattaggagaccaaaactgtacacaatactccaggtgcggtctcaccaaggccctgtacaactgcagcagaacctccctgctcctatactcaaatcctcttgctatgaatgctaacataccattcgctttcttcactgcctgctgcacctgcacacttgctttcaatgactggtgcaccatgacacccaggtcatgttgcatctccccttttcctaattggccaccattcaggtaatactctgctttcctgttcttgccgccaaagtggataacctcacatttatgagaacatggacctcacttgcattggagggaatgaagacaacagcagagatacatttaagggcgagcgggataaacacgtgagcactcctggaattcgggctattgtggtgagtagatgggagggatgttgagtggagcagaaatcctgactggataggatgggccgaatggcctggtctatgatgtagaatgggatgtcattctatggtgaacaaaggtgggtaaaacaaacagagcaaattcccccaaggtgaccgcccactgctgatgggaaccggatatagatgatcaatctgctgtgtgcgccacgttctagatttcaatgttaatccccacaatgtggtcatggctgatctagcccaggaacgaactcctccgctttgtcccattccctttcatttcagttcactgaattttcaaaaatgtatcttcctctggtataaatacgtctaacaggttaaacctctcagagtctcttggttggagaatcccagagatttactgtcctctgtccattcgtggtgcttgggatcagatataggatcacccgtcgtagttctcaactccacagaacacaaacacctctctacattccggccaggcagtcctgagatcccatagattatgcaggaggccaattagtttgggaacaacagctggaacagatgaaacatttacccagttctgaattactggtaaatgcagcatgtatttctgaaatatccccctccattttgtgactgcactttcacttcgccagactgtggtgtaacccctcaccttcagaaacaccacattgtccttttgatccatctgctgctgcaacttagagagttcctcctgaatagattttaaattctcttcgatctctccaagatttttcttcattctattcagaatcctcttctcttcctcccggatatctgcctgtacgcgctgctctttctcagtgagaatctggtgcagttcagcaaactgggttgtgatcttggactgaaggttgtgtgactgttcctgtgaaatgaaaggtgaagatcaatatgtgatgtcactgattgtgttccCCTCAGACGTTGACGgtgacatttgtcctgtgcattttttatttgctttggcatttcaatagtttgtctaaatgcttctgaactTTTGTGAGGGTAATCTgataacccatcaatcctctacccctaatgcaattcccagctgcctattccttttcaagtgcccattaattcccatttatccgtccaccaccccctagtggggtgccgcaaggctcattgctgggaccgcagttatttacaatatatattaatgattcagaagaaacatagaaacatagaaaataggtgcaggcgtaggccattcggcccttcgagcctgcaccgccattcaatatgatcatggctgatcatccagctcagtaacctgtacctgccttctctccataccccctgatccctttatccataagggccacatctaactccctcttaaatatagccaatgaactggcctcaactaccttctgtggcagagaattccacagactcaccactctctgtgtgaagaaatgttttctcatctcggtcctaaaagacttcccccttatccttaagctgtgacccctggttctggacttccccaacatcgggaacaatcttcccgcatctagcctctccaaccccttaagaattttatatgtttcaataagatcccccctcaatctcctaaatcccagcgagtataagcctagtctatccagtctttcttcatatgaaagtcctgccatcccagggatcaatctggtgaaccttctctgtactccctctaaggctagaatgtctttcctcagattaggagaccaaaactgtacacaatactccaggtgcggtctcaccaaggccctgtataacagcagcagaacctccctgctcctatactcaaatcctcttgctatgaatactaacataccattcgctttcttcactgccttctgcacctgcacgcttgctttcaatgactggtgcaccatgacacccaggtcacgttgcatctccccttttcctaattggccaccattcaggtaatactctgctttcctgttcttgccgccaaagtggataacatcacatttatccacattatattgcatctgccatgcatttgcccactctgctaatctatccaagtcactctgcagcctcctagcatcctcctcgcagctaacactgccacccagcttcgtgtcatctgcaaacttagagatgttgcattcaattccctcgtccaaatcattaatatatattgtaaataactggggtcccagcactgagccttgcggtaccccactagtcactgcctgccattccgaaaaggtcccgttttttcctactctttgcttcctgtccgccaaccaattctctatccacctcaacactgaatccccaataccgtgtgctttaagtttgtaccccaatctcctatgtgagaccttgtcgaaggccttctgaaagtccagatataacacatcgactggttctcccttatccactctactagttacatcctcgaaaaattctataagattcgtcaggcatgatttgcctttcataaatctatgctgactttgtccgatgattttaccactttccaaatgtgatgctatcacatctttaataactgactagcattttccccactaccgatgttaggctaactggtctataattccccgttttctctctccctccctttttaaaaagtggggttacattagctaccctccaatcctcaggaactactccagaaccgaaagagttttgaaaaattatcactaatgcatccaccatttctgaggctacttcgttaagcactctgggatgcagcctatctggccctggggatttatcggtctttaatccatttaatttacttaacaccacttcccgactaacctggattaccctcagttcctccatctcgttagacccccggtcccctgctatttccggcagattgtttatgtcttccctagtgaagacagaaccaaagtagttgttcaattggtctgccatctccttgttccctatgatcaattcacctgtttccgactgccagggacctacatttgtcttaactagtctttttctcttcacatatctataaaagcttttgcagtcagtttttatgttccctgccagttttctctcataatctattttccctttcctaattaagccctttgtcctcctctgctggactctgaatttctcccagtcctctggtatgctactttctctggctaatttatatgcttcatcttttgttttaatactatccctgatttcccttgttatccacggatgcactacctttcctggtttgttcttttgccaaactgggatgaacaattgttgtagttcatccatgcaatctttaaatgccttccattgcatgtccaccgtcaaccctttaagtataaattgccagtctatcttggacaattcacgtctcataccctcaaacttacctttctttaagttcagaacacttgtttctgtattgactttgtcactctccatcctaatgaagaactccaccatattatggtcacttttgcccaaggggcctcgcacaacaagactgctaactaacccttccccattactcaatacccagtctggaatggcctgctctctcgttggttcctcgacatgttggtttagaaaaccatctcacaaacattccaagaaatcctattcctcagcacccctgccaatttggttcacccaatctatatgtagattgaagtcacccattataactgctgcacctttagtgcacgcatttctaatttcctgtttgatgctatccccaacctcactttagacaatagacaataggtgcaggagtaggccattcggcccctcgagccagcaccgccattcaatgtgatcatggctgatcattctcaatcagtaccccgttactgctttctccccataccccctgacaccgctatccttaagagctctatctagctctctcttgaatgtcaccactactgctgttaggtggcctgtacacaactcccactagcgttttctgccccttagtgtttcgcagctctacccatatcaattccacatcctccgagctaatgtccttcctttccacttcgttaatctcctctctaaccagcaacgctaccccacctccttttcctttctgtctatcccgcctgaatatagaatatccctggatgttgagctcccagccttggtcactctGGAgcaatgtctccgtaattccaactatatcataatcattaataactatctccacatttaattcatccaccttattacgtatactccttgcattgagacacaaagccttcaagcttgtttttacaacactcttgccccttatacaattatgttgaaaagtagccctttttgatttttgccctggatttgtctgcctgccacttttacttttcaccttgctacctatggcttctaccctcattttacacccctctgtccctctgcgcatgctcccatccccctgccacattaggttaaatcctccccgacagcactagcaaactctcctccaaggacattggttccattccagctcaggtgcagaccgtcctgtttgaactggtcccacctctcccagaactggttccaatgtcctagaaatttgaatccctcccccttgcaccatttttcaaaccACGTATTCatctagcacgtggcactggtagtaatccagagattattaccaccAAAGattattatggtcacttttgcccaaggggcctcgcacaacaagactgctaactaacccttcctcattactcaatacccagtctagaatggcctgctctctcattggttcctcgacatgttggtttagaaaaccatctcacaaacattccaagaaatcctcttcctcagcacccctgccaatttggttcacctaatctatatgtagattgaagtcacccattataactgctgcacctttagtgcacgcatttctaatttcctgtttgatgccatccccaaactcactactgccttctgagggaattaaatgtaacatctccaagtttgcggatgccacaaagctgggcggcagtgtgagctgcgaggaggatgttgtgaggctgcagggtgagttggacaggttgggtgagtgggcagatgcatggcagatgcagtaaaatgtgaataaatatgacgttatccactttggtggcaagaacaagaaggcagattattatctgaatggtgtcagattaggataaggggaggtacaacgagacccgggtgtcaatagacaatagacaataggtgcaggagtaggccattcagcccttcgagccagcaccgccatacaatgcgatcatggctgatcactctcaatcagtacccccttcctgccttctccccataccccctcactccgctatccttaagagctctatccagctctctcttaaaagcatccaacgaactggcctccactgccttctgaggcagagaattccacaccttcaccactctctgactgaaaaagttcttcctcatctccgttctaaatggcctaccccttattcttaaactgtggccccttgttctggactcccccaacattgggaacatgtttcctgcctttaatgtgttcaatcccctaattatcttatatgtttcaataagacccccctcatccttctaaattccagtgtatacaagcctaattgctccagcctttcaacatatgacagtcccgccattccgggaattaacctacgctgcacaccctcaatagcaagaatatccttcctcaaatttggagaccaaaactgcaaaccgtactccaggtgcggtctcaccagggcccggtacaactgtagaaggacctctttgctcctatactcaactcctcttgttatgaaggccaacattccattggctttcttcactgcctgctgtacctgcatgcttcctttcagtgactgatgcactaggacacccagatctcgttgaacatcccctcttcctaacttgacaccattcagataataatctgcctttctattcttacttccaaagtgaataacttcacacttatctacattaaactgcatctgccatgtatcctcccactcacacaacctgtccaagtcaccctgcagtcttattgcatcttcctcacaattcacactaccccccagcttagtatcatctgcaaatttgctaatggtacttttaatcccttcatctaagtcattaatgtatatcgtaaataactggggtcccagcaccgaaccttgcggtaccccactggtcactgcctgccattccgaaagggacccatttatccccactctttgctttctgtctgtcaaccaattttctatccatgtcagtaccctacccccaataccatgtgctctaattttgcccactaatctcctatgtgggaccttgtcgaaggctttctgaaagtcgaggtacaccacatccaccgactcccctgtcaattttcctagttacatcctcaaaaaattccagtagatttgtcaagcatgatttccccttcgtaaatccatgctgactcggaatgatcctgttactgctatccaaatgctcagcaatttcgtcttttataattgactccagcatcttacccaccactgatgtcagactaactggtctataattacccgttttctctctccctcctttcttaaaaagtgggataacatttgctatcctccaatccacaggaactgatcctgaatctatagaacattgaaaaatgatctccaatgcttccactatttctagagccacctccttaagtaccctgggatgcagaccatcaggccctggggatttatcaaccttcagtcccatcagtctacccaaaaccatttcctacttaatgtggatttccttcagttcctccatcaccctaggttctccggcccctagaacatttgggagattgtgtgtatcttcctcagtgaagacagatccaaagtaacggtttaactcgtctgccatttctttgttccccataataaattcccctgcttctgtcttcaagggacccacatttgccttgactatttttttcctcttcacgtacctaaaaaaacttttgctatcctcttttatattattggctagtttaccctcgtacctcatcttttctccccgtattgcctttttagttaactttagtGTCCTTgtccatcagtcaatgaaagtaagcatgcaggaacagcaggcagtgaagaaaactaatggcatgttgtccttcattgtgagaggatttgagtttaggagcaaggaggtcctactgcagttgtgcagggtcttgttgaggccacacctggaaaattgtgtgctgtttgttctcctaatttaaggaaggacattcttgctattgagggagtgcagtgtaggtatATCAGGTTAAttactgggatggcgggactgacatatgatgaaagaatgtatcacaaaatgctggagtaactcagcaggtcaggcagcatctaggagagagggaatgggtgacgtttcgggtcgagacccttcttcagcatgattctgaatgggtcgactgggcttgtattcactggaatttagaaggatttgataggatcttatagaaacatgtaaaattctttagggattggagaggctaggtgcaggaaaattgttcccgatgttgggggagtccagaaccaggggttatagtttatgaataaagggtaggccatgatcatattgaatgacggtgctggctcgaatggccgaatggcctactcctgcacctattttcactgcagcacctgaggtcaggatcgaacccgctcaccagaactggAAGACTATTCGTGACtatttgtgtcactgcgctgccctgttattacacgcgtcacagggatcaaacctgcacaagatcaggaaatcgaaacttaaaagcctcaccagaactccagaaatcttctctttctgttgctgctccatttgctggatccctgatttctTTTTCGTGAGAGATTTGAtagaagatttcacctgatcctggaattgtgtttgggaatcagaaaattaaattgttgaacagtaaaaatggaattaaacaatgatgcgattaaaatcggtttgcttttaccttgtagttttcaacagcttctttaaccggcatgaagcggcgatctctgtgttcccgcccagctgcacaaaccacacagatcagcttcttgtcagtttcacgaAACagtttcagttcttcctgatgttcctcgcagtgaagtttactttccttctctgtccgattcaggctcagtgttcgagctttctcagccagtctcgccaaggcccgactcaccctgagggtgcggtctgtaaacacctctctacattccgggcaggagtttctcccctccctgtcccaactctgtgtgatacaggagcggcagaagtagtgtccacactccagtgacaccggatcggtgaagaaatccaggcagatgggacaaactacctcctcggttaaactctcgacctgttctttcgaagccattttttaactccgccacttcctggttcaaaacgcatgtccactgcgcacgccgccgtctagaggaatgaatgtaaatttgacgcaaatgttcaacgtgaagatgcaaaaacaaagaactgcagatgcaggtttaccccaaaaaagtacaaagtgctggagtaagtctgtgggtcaagcagcacatctggagaacatggacagcttatgtttcgggttgggacccttcttcagactgattgtagggggtgggagatggaataactaagggaggaagggggcaggacaaagcctggctggcaataggttgacacagctgaggggggagagggagttgatagtcagacggttggacaaaggccagagatgaaaagacaggtgtgtgacaaaatgattgaggacttgcgaattgtgtccggatcttcaaacagtcttctcctcagacggccaaaggttgtgcaggtgcactgaaggcgctggtgagtttcaccatcaatgtctgccatcctctgggaagaggagcgccggccagagcacccgagggtcaccatcgttacgaccattttaaaggaaggagacaaatccacccgcggaaactatggaggattcccccgctctctaccacagggagggttcagttacacattaaactgtcctgaatatagacggaagcggagagtagcgcttgggacagtgtaaggcaggataaaatgctggaaacaactgcagagtggattcacgaagatggtgccatgatttgagggtcagagcgaaagggagaggttgggcagggaaggatttattaattggagcgcaggaggctgaagtgcataagatcagcggcgaatagacagggtgaatgcacagtctgttacccggagcagtggaatcgagaactagaggacacaggtttgtggtgagaggtgcaagatttaatcagaaactgaagaacaacattttcacacagaaggtcgtgggtgtctggaacaagctgccagagggggtaagtgaggctggacaacaacgtggagtggagttgaagccccgtttcctgaacaaaGAGGATACCTTCGAATCACCCctcctcttgctccacctccccctcactcctcctctccctctcatcctctccctgcacctcctcctccccctcttcctctccacctctccctcatccctctccttcccctcacccctcctctccctctccgcctcacccctccatttccctttcctcctctccctcacccctccatttctctctcctcctctccctcacccctccatttctctctcctcctctccctcacccctccatttctctctcctcctctccctcacccctccatttctctctcctcctctccctcacccctccatttctctctcctcctctccctcacccctccatttctctctcctccactgcggggcccaggagcggttggagcagcgtgtgggcggggcccaggagcggttggagcagcgtgtgggcggggcccaggagcggttggagcagcgtgtgggcggggcccaagagcggttggtgcagcgtgtgggcggggcccaggagcggttggtgcagcgtgtgggcggggcccaggagcggttggagcagcgtgtgggcgtggcccaggagcggttggagcagcgtgtgggcggggcccaggagcggttggagcagcgcgtgggcggggcccaggagcggttggagcagcgtgtgggcggggcccaggagcggttggagcagcgtgtgggcggggcccaagagcggttggtgcagcgtgtgggcggggcccaggagcggttggtgcagcgtgtgggcggggcccaggagcggttggagcagcgtgtgggcggggcccaggagcggttagtgcagcgtgtgggcggggcccaggagcggttggtgcagcgtgtgggcggggcccaggagcggttggagcagcgtgtgggcggggcccaggagcagttggagcggttggtgcagcgtgtgggcggggcccaggagcggttggtgcagcgttggtttaaaaacgttccttcacacttcaaaagaagtggtctggaggatgccgctgattggtggaagcggactagaggaagcagctgattgggcgtaaccccggggttgtatttctgcattttattcgtacttttagttaagggttcagtgagttaagggtttagtgctttttagtaaaggtacagtttaaaggattaagagggatttgatttaatttgagggtaagacatgtcaggtgagatcggccccatggaatgctcatcctgcaacatgtgggagatcagggatattgtcggtgtccctgatgagtacgtgtgcaggaagtgtgtccagctgcagctcctggcagaccgcattgaacggttggagctgtggttggactcatattggagcatccacgatgctgagaaggtcgtggccACACCGCagataaaagataagcggacagaaaggaaacgggtcgcCACTAACctgcgtagcagtaggcaggtagtacaggagtcccctgcggtcatctccctcctaaacagatatgccattttggatactgttgggggagatggctcatcaggggaaggcagcagcagccaagttcatggcaccgtgggtggctctgcggcaaaagaggggaggaaaaagagtggaaaggctatagtaataggggattcaattgtaaggggaatagataggcgtttctgcggtcgcaaacgagactccaggatggtatgttgcctccctggtgcaagggtcagggatgtctctgagcggctgcagaactttctggagggggagggtgaacagccagttgacgtggtgcacattggcaccaacgatataggtaaaaaacgggatgaggtcctacaaggtgaatttagggagctaggagagaaac comes from the Rhinoraja longicauda isolate Sanriku21f unplaced genomic scaffold, sRhiLon1.1 Scf000858, whole genome shotgun sequence genome and includes:
- the LOC144591317 gene encoding zinc-binding protein A33-like: MLSSQPWSLWSNVSSWDREGRNSCPECREVFTDRTLRVSRALARLAEKARTLSLNRTEKESKLHCEEHQEELKLFRETDKKLICVVCAAGREHRDRRFMPVKEAVENYKDQVKSSIKSLTKKKSGIQQMEQQQKEKISGVLEQSHNLQSKITTQFAELHQILTEKEQRVQADIREEEKRILNRMKKNLGEIEENLKSIQEELSKLQQQMDQKDNVVFLKGEAGRKRR